A region of the Streptomyces durocortorensis genome:
GCCGCGCACGGGGGCGCTGTCCAGGCCGGTGAAGATGATGTCGAGGAAGACCGGGCCTGTCAGGAAGACGTCGCAGAAGGGGTCCCGGGGGGCGCGCAGCGCCAGCAGCGGGTCGATGCCCGGAGTGTCTGTGCTCACCGTGCGCTCCCGGTCGTGCGGCGGATCTCGGGGTGATCCGGACAGTGTGAGGTGCGGCCAGTCTGCCCGATCGGGCGCCGCGAACGGGGGTGCCGTCGCCGATCCGCTCCGCCCGGTCCGACCTGCATAAACATGCGCGACTACCCCGGCCCCCCCTGCATAAACGCATAAGTGATCCAGATCACATCTGACGGGCTTTCGTGGGGCTGGAAGCGCTTGATACAAATTGCCCCGCGCGCACCTTCGGGGACGTTGTCCGACGAGAGCCGCATCTCCCAGCACCTCGCTGCGAACCTCCGCGTTCCGCATTCCCCGCTCGCTTCGCTGTGCCCTCCCCTGCCCTGCTCCGCCCTTCCGCTGTGCCCTCGCCGCTGTACCCCTCCCCTCCCCCTGCCTGCTCAGGCATGTCTTCAGGAACGCCCATGTCCTCGCGCCCCCGCGCCGCGTGGCCCCTGGTCGCCGTGTTCACCGCCGGTTACCTCGCCGCCTATCTGCTCCCCACCGTCGTCGGCCGGCTCAGCGCCCATCTCGGGCTGAGTCCCGCGCAGGCGGGCCTGGTCGGGAGCGCCCTGCTGCTGAGTTCGGCGAGTGCCGGGTTCACCCTGGCGGGCCGGGTGGAGCGGTACGGGGCCCGCACCCCGGCCCGGGTCGGCCTTGTGCTGGCCGCCGTGGGATACGGCTGCGCCGCGCTGGCCGGGTCCGTGCCGCTGGTGGTGGCCGGCGTGGTCGTCGGCGGCTTCGGCTCGGGGACCGCGACGGCGGTCGCCGCGGCCGGGATCGCCGCGCAGCGCGACCCGCACCGGACGTCCTCGCTCGGCCTGCTCACCGTGTCGGCCACGGCGGGAGCCCTCTACCTGACCATCCCCCATCTCGGCGGCGGGCACCGGCTTCCGTTCGCCTCGATCGCCCTGGCGGCCCTGCTCGTCTGGCCCGCGACCGCCCGGCTGGGCGGTGCGACGACGGCCGGGGAATCCCCCTCGCAGACCACCGGGCGGCTGCCGCACCGGCGCTCCGGTCTCGTACTGGCCGGCGGCATGCTCGTCTGGTCCATGGCACAGAACGCGCTGTGGGGCGTCAGCAGCCGCATCGGCGTGGTCCAGGCGGGGCTGTCCGAGGTCACCGTCGGCGCGGTGTTCGCGGCCGCGCTCGGCGCGGGGCTGCTCGGAGTGATGGGCGCCGGGATGCTCGGCGCGCGGCTCGGCCGGGCGGTGCCGATCGGGCTGGGGACGATGGTCATCGCGGGGAGCATCGTGCTCAGTTCCTCTGCCCGGGACCTCGCCTCCTTCGCGACCGGCGAGGTCCTGTGGAACTCCTTCTACCCGGTGGTCCTGTCCTATCTGATCGGTCTGGCCGCCTCGCTGGACGTCCGCGGCCGCTGGGCGGTCCTGGCGGGCTCCGCCTCCTCCCTGGGGGTGGCCTGCGGCCCGTTGCTGGGCAGCGTGCTCTCCGAGGAGGCGGGCTACCCGGTGATGGGGCTGATCCTGGGCGCGGCCACTCTGCTGGTCGCCGCGCCCGTCACCGCGGTGGCGCTGCACGTCGGTGGCCGTCCGTTGGTGCCCGGTTCGGTGCGCCGCCGCGGTGGCGCACCGGCCGCCCTGCTGGCCGCCACCACCGGCAGCCTGTCCGGCGCCGTACCGAAGCTCGGTTCGCCGGAGCAGCCCGTCACGGAGCTTCGCGTACCGGCCCTGCGGCGCAGGCGGCTGGTGCGCAGCGCGATCCGGACGGCCGGTCCGGACGGCGGGCCCGGTCAGTCGAACGCGTACGCCTCGACTTCGGAGAGGTAGCGCGCCCGGCGCTCCTCGTCGTGGTCGAGGAAGGCCGCCTCGAAGGAGTTGCGGGCCAGGGTGCGCAGCTGCTCCCGGTCCAGGGCGAGCGCGTCCCGTACGGCGTCGAAGTTGTCCCCGGCGTACCCGCCGAAGTAGGCGGGGTCGTCGGAGTTCACCGTGCACAGCAGGCCCGCCGCCATCATGTCCGGCAGCGGATGGTCCTTCAGCGTGTCGACCGTCCGCAGCCTTACGTTGGAGAGCGGGCAGAGCGTGAGCGGCACCCGGTCGGCGACCAGCCGCGCCACCAGCTCCGGGTCCTCCAGGCAGCGCAGCCCGTGGTCGATGCGCTCGACGCCGAGGACGTCGAGGGCCTCGCGGATGTACGCGGGCGGGCCCTCCTCCCCGGCGTGGGCGACCTTGCGCAGGCCGAGCGCGGCGGCCGCCTCGTACACCTCGCGGAACTTGGCGGGCGGGTGGCCGACCTCGGCGGAGTCCAGGCCGATCGCGCTGATCCGGTGCAGATACGGCTTCGCGGCGTCCAGGGTGCCGAGGGCCGATGCGGCGGAGAGGTCGCGCAGGAAGCACATGATCAGCTGGGTGGAGACGCCGTGGGTCTCCTCGCTGCGCTCCAGCGCCCGGCCGAGGCCCTCGATGACCGTGCCGATCGGGACGCCCCGGGCGGTGTGGGCCTGCGGGTCGAAGAAGATCTCGGCATGCCGCACGCCCTGGGCGGCCGCGCGGGCGAGGTAGGCGTCGGCGAGTTCGGCGAAGTCCTCCTCGGTGCGCAGGACGGCCATCAGCGCGTAGTAGAGGTCCAGGAAGGACTGGAGGTCCTCGAAGCGGTAGGCGGTGCGCAGCTCGTCGGCGGTGGCGTACGGCAGGGTCACCCCGTTGCGTTCCGCGAGGGCGAAGGCCAGCTCGGGTTCGAGGGTGCCTTCGATGTGGAGGTGGAGTTCTGCCTTGGGGAGGTGCACGGTGTCTCGCAAACGGTGGTGCGGGTGTTCTCAGTGGTGGTGCGGTTGATCTCAGTGGTGGTGCCGGGTGGGGAGCGGGACCCTGATCAGGTCCTGCGCGACGGTGAGTTCGCCGTCGAACCCGGCCGCGCGGGCCTGGGTTTCGAAGAGATCCGGGTCGCTGTAGCGCTGGGAGAAGTGGGTCAGCACGAGGTGGCGTACGCCCGACTCCTTCGCCACCCCGGCGGCCTGTCCGGCGGTCAGGTGGCCGTGGTCCGCGGCCAGTTTCGCGTCCTCGTCGAGGAAGGTCGACTCGATGACGAGCATGTCGCAGCCCGCGGCGAGCGCGTACACCCCGTCACAGAGCCGGGTGTCCATGACGAACGCGAACCGCTGCCCGCGCCGGTGTTCGGAGACCTCCTCCAGCGTGACGCCGCCGAGCGCGCCCTCACGCTGGAGGCGGCCGACATCCGGTCCGGTGATGCCGTGCTCCTTGAGGAGGGCGGGCAGCATGCGGCGGGTGTCGGGCTCGGTGAGGCGGTAGCCGTAGGACTCGACGGGGTGCGAGAGCTTGTGGCTGTCCAGGGTGTACGAGCCGGCGGTGGCGAGGACTCCGCCCGCTCCGGCGGCCGGGGCCTCGGTCAGCTCGACGGCCTCGCGGTAGGCCGTGGCGTACCGCAGCCGGTCGAAGAAGTGCTGCCCGCTCGCCGGATAGTGCGCGGTGACGGGGTGCGGCACCTGGTCGAGGTTGATCCGCTGGATCACCCCGGCGAGCCCGAGGGAGTGGTCGCCGTGGAAGTGGGTGACGCAGATCCGGTTGATGTCGTGCGCGGCGACTCCGGCCCGCAGCATCTGGCGCTGGGTGCCCTCGCCGGGATCGAAGAGGATGCCCTCGCCGTCCCAGCGCAGCAGATAGCCGTTGTGGTTGCGGTGCCGGGTGGGGACCTGGCTGGCGGTGCCGAGCACCACCAGCTCGCGTACGGACATGGCGAGAGACTCCTACGGGGCGGGCGTTATCCGGGGGGCCACTGGAGGCCGCGGCCGCCCAGGACGTGGGCGTGGGCGTGGAAGACGGTCTGTCCCGCGCCGGAGCCCGTGTTGAGGATGATCCGGTAGCCGCTGCCGTCGACCTTCTCGTCGGCCGCGACCGCTCCGGCCTCACGCAGGACGTCGGCGGCGATCTGCGGTTCGGCGGCGGCCAGCGAGGCGGCGTCCGGGTAGTGGACCTTGGGGATGACCAGGACGTGGGTGGGGGCCTGGGGGTTGATGTCGCGGAAGGCGACGGTGGTCTCGCTCTCGCGGACGATGGTCGCCGGGATGTCTCCCGAGACGATCTTGCAGAACAGGCAGTCGGTCTGCGGCTCTCCCGCCATGGCCGGGGCCTCCTCGTTCGCTCGTGGTCGGTTCGCTTCTCCGAAGATCAGTACACGGGCATGCTAACGCCGGGCGCCCGGCACCGAAGGTGGTCCGGCCGACGGGGCGCGGTTCAGCGCTTGCGCGGGCGGTCGGACCGGACCGTCAGGAGGACGGGTATGAGACCGGTCCGGAACAGCACCTGCGGCAGGCCGCGTTCGCTCCACGGGACCAGGGCGATCACGACGGCGAGCAGCGGCCCCCAGACCGCCTGGGCCAGCACCACCGGACGCCGGGGGCGGCGGCCTGGATCGCGGCGAGCTCCTGCCGCGCCCAGGTGCTGTCGGGTTCCAGGCGGACACCGCTTCGGTCGGCGCTCCTGCCAGGCGGACACCGCTTCGGCCGGCGCGATGTGGGCGGCCCCTCGGGCCCGGCCCCGGGCGCGCCCGGCCCCGACGGCCTTGCCGTCAGGGCCTGTTCGCCCCCCGGCGCCCCGTTCACCCCCAGCGGCCCGTGCGTCCCAGCAGCAGCGCCGTCGCGGCCGTCCCCGCGGTAGAGGTACGCAGCACGCTGCGGCCGAGACGGTAGGGGCGGGCGCCCGCCTCGGCGAAGGCGGTCAGTTCCTGCGGGGAGACGCCGCCCTCGGGGCCGACCACGAGCACGATCGTGCCCTCGGCGGGGAGTTCGGCGGTGGCCAACGGGGTGCTGTCGTGGTCGCGGTCCTCGTGCAGGACCCCGGCGAAGTCGGCGTCGGCCAACAGGGCGGCGACCTGCTTGGTCGTCAGGGCCTCGGCCACCTCGGGGAAGCGCACCCGGCGGGACTGCTTGCCCGCCTCGCGTGCCGTACTGCGCCATTTCGCCAGGGATTTGGCGCCCCGATCGCCCTTCCACTGGGTGATGCAGCGGGCGGCCTGCCACGGCACGATCGCGTCGACGCCGGTCTCGGTCATGGTCTCCACGGCCAGCTCGCCGCGGTCGCCCTTGGGGAGCGCCTGGACGACGGTGATCCGGGGTGTGGGCTCCGGCTCCTCGTGGATGCTCTCCAGACCGGTGACCGTGAGGCGGTCCTTGCCCTCGGCGGCGCGTACGACACCCTCCGCCCAGTGGCCGAGGCCGTCGGTGAGGACGACGTCCTCGCCGGGCTGGAGGCGCTTCACGGAGACGGCGTGCCGCCCTTCGGGTCCTTCCAGGACGAACTCCGGCCCGGTGGGCATCCGTTCGACGACGAAGACCGGTGCGGTCACCGGGGGCTCCTCATGCTCAGGGCCGACCGGGCGGCCTCCAGTTCGGCGGCGAGCAGTTCGACCAGCTCGCCCGCGGGCAGTTCACGGGCCATCCGGTGGCCCTGCCCCGCCCACAGGGCCATGCCCTGCGCGTCCCCGGCCTTGGCGGCGGCCTGGCGCAGCCCGCTGGTGACGTAGTGGACCTGGGGGTAGGCGGCGGGGGCGTACGGGCCGTGCTCGCGGATGAAACGGTTGACCAGGCCGCGTGCGGGCCGCCCGGAGAAGGCGCGGGTCAGCTCGGTGCGGACGAACAGCGGGTTGGTCAGGGCCTGCTTGTGGAGCAGGTGCGCCCCGGACTCGGGGCAGATCAGGAAGGCGGTGCCGAACTGGGCGGCGTCCGCGCCCGCCGCGAGGACGGCGGCGATCTGGGCGCCGCGCATCAGGCCGCCGGCGGCGACGAGGGGGATCTGCACGGTCTCGCGGACCTGGGTGACCAGGGAGAGCAGCCCGGTGCCGGTGTGGTCGGCCTGCGGGTCGTCACGGTGGGTGGACTGGTGGCCGCCCGCCTCGACGCCCTGGACGCAGACGGCGTCGGCGCCCGCCCACTGCGCCGCCTGGGCCTCTTCGGCGGAGGTGACCGTGACGATGGTCAGCGTGCCCGCCCTGGCGAACGCGTCGAGGGTGTCGCGGGTCGGGCAGCCGAAGGCGAAGGAGACGACGGGGACCGGGTCCTCCAGCAGGATCGCGACCTTCGCCTCGTAGCCGTCGTCGCCGCTGCTGTCCGGGTCGCCGAGCGGCGTCTCGTACCAGGCGGCCTCACCGGCGAGCTGCTGGCGGTAGACGTCCACGGCGCTGGGGTCGGCGAGCGCGGGCTGCGGCATGAAGAGGTTGACGCCGAACGGCCGGGAGGTGAGCCGCCGCAGCTGTTTGATCTCGTTGTACATCCCGTCCGCCGTTTTGTACCCGGCGGCCAGAAACCCGAGCCCGCCCGCTTCGGCGACGGCTCCGGCGAGCTGAGGTCCGGACGCGCCGCCCGCCATCGGGGCCTGCACGATCGGATACCGGCAGAGATCGGTCAACTCGGAGGACATGACCGCATCGTGCCACGTCCCGTGCACAGGGCCGAATCAGCCAGCCGACGACCTGACCGGTTCTTCCGCCGCACGCCGCACCGCCCGCCGGAAGAAGACCGGCGGGCGGTGCGGTGAAAGGCGAAAAGCGGCTCAGCGACCGTTGAACGCGTCCTTCAGACGGGAGAACAGACCCTGCTGACCTGGCTGGAACTGGCCGGTGGGCCGCTCCTCACCCCGCAGCTTCGCCAGCTCCCTCAGCAGCCGCTCCTGCTCCGGGTCGAGCTTGGACGGGGTGATCACCTCGACGTGCACGATCAGGTCGCCCCGGCCGCCGCCGCGCAGATGTGTGATCCCGCGCCCGTGCAGCGGCACGGACTGGCCGGACTGGGTGCCGGGCCGGATGTCGATCTCCTCCAGGCCGTCCAGCGTCTCCAGCGGGCACTTGGTGCCCAGGGCCGCCGCCGTCATGGGGATGGTGACCGTGCAGTGCAGGTCGTCGCCGCGCCGCTGGAACACGGAGTGCGGCAGCTCGTGGATCTCGACGTAGAGGTCGCCGGGCGGGCCGCCGCCGGGGCCGACCTCGCCCTCACCGGCGAGCTGGATACGGGTGCCGTTGTCGACGCCCGCGGGGATCTTGACCGTGAGCGTGCGGCGCGAGCGGATGCGGCCGTCACCGGCGCACTCCGGGCACGGCGTCGGCACGACCGTACCGAAGCCCTGGCACTGCGGGCAGGGCCGCGAGGTCATGACCTGGCCCAGGAAGGACCGGGTGACCTGCGAGACCTCGCCGCGGCCGCGGCACATGTCACAGGTCTGGGCGGAGGTGCCGGGGGCCGCGCCCTCGCCGCTGCACGTGTTGCAGACGACCGCCGTGTCGACCTGGATGTCCTTGGTGGTGCCGAAGGCCGCCTCGGCGAGGTCGATCTCCAGCCGGATCATGGCGTCCTGGCCGCGCCGGGTGCGCGAGCGGGGCCCGCGCTGCGAGGCCGTTCCGAAGAACGCGTCCATGATGTCGGAGAAGTTGCCGAAGCCTCCGGCACCGAAACCGCCCGCGCCGCCGCCACCGCCGTTGGCGGAGAGCGGGTCGCCGCCGAGGTCGTAGACCTGCTTCTTCTGCGGGTCCGACAGCACCTCGTAAGCGGCGTTGATCTCCTTGAACCGCTCCTGGGTCTTCGGGTCCGGGTTGACATCCGGATGCAGCTCGCGGGCGAGCCGACGGAATGCCTTCTTGATCTCGTCCTGCGATGCGTCGCGGCGTACGCCGAGTACGGCGTAGTAGTCGGTGGCCACTTACGACTCCGCCAGGATCTGTCCGACGTAACGTGCCACTGCGCGTACCGCTCCCATCGTTCCGGGGTAGTCCATGCGGGTCGGTCCGACCACGCCGAGTTTGGCGACTGCTTCGTCGCCCGAACCGTAGCCGACCGCGACGACGGACGTGGAGTTGAGCCCCTCGTGGGCGTTCTCGTGCCCGATCCGTACGGTCATGCCCGAGTCCGTGGCCTCACCCAGCAGCTTCAGCAGGACGACCTGTTCCTCCAGTGCTTCCAGCACCGGCCGGATCATCACCGGGAAGTCGTGTCCGAAGCGGGTGAGGTTGGAGGTGCCGCCGATCATCAGCCGCTCCTCCGTCTCCTCGACCAGGGTTTCGAGAAGAGTGGAGAGAACCGTGGAGACCGTCCCCCGGTCCTCGCTGTCGAAGGATTCCGGCAGCTCCCGCACCAGCCGCGGGACATCCGCGAAGCGTCGTCCGACGACCCGGCTGTTGAGCCGGGCCCGCAGATCCGCGAGCGATGCCTCACCGAACGGCGCGGGACAGTCGATCATACGCTGCTCGACCCGGCCGGTGTCCGTGATCAGGACCAGCATCAGCCGGGCGGGGGCCAGCGACAGCAGCTCCACGTGCCGCACCGTCGAGCGGGTCAGCGAGGGGTACTGCACGACGGCGACCTGCCGGGTCAGCTGCGCGAGCAGCCGCACGGTCCGGCCGACGACATCGTCGAGGTCGACCGCGCCGTCCAGGAAATTCTGGATGGCCCGGCGCTCGGGCGAGGACAGCGGCTTGACG
Encoded here:
- a CDS encoding ribonuclease Z: MSVRELVVLGTASQVPTRHRNHNGYLLRWDGEGILFDPGEGTQRQMLRAGVAAHDINRICVTHFHGDHSLGLAGVIQRINLDQVPHPVTAHYPASGQHFFDRLRYATAYREAVELTEAPAAGAGGVLATAGSYTLDSHKLSHPVESYGYRLTEPDTRRMLPALLKEHGITGPDVGRLQREGALGGVTLEEVSEHRRGQRFAFVMDTRLCDGVYALAAGCDMLVIESTFLDEDAKLAADHGHLTAGQAAGVAKESGVRHLVLTHFSQRYSDPDLFETQARAAGFDGELTVAQDLIRVPLPTRHHH
- the dnaJ gene encoding molecular chaperone DnaJ — its product is MATDYYAVLGVRRDASQDEIKKAFRRLARELHPDVNPDPKTQERFKEINAAYEVLSDPQKKQVYDLGGDPLSANGGGGGAGGFGAGGFGNFSDIMDAFFGTASQRGPRSRTRRGQDAMIRLEIDLAEAAFGTTKDIQVDTAVVCNTCSGEGAAPGTSAQTCDMCRGRGEVSQVTRSFLGQVMTSRPCPQCQGFGTVVPTPCPECAGDGRIRSRRTLTVKIPAGVDNGTRIQLAGEGEVGPGGGPPGDLYVEIHELPHSVFQRRGDDLHCTVTIPMTAAALGTKCPLETLDGLEEIDIRPGTQSGQSVPLHGRGITHLRGGGRGDLIVHVEVITPSKLDPEQERLLRELAKLRGEERPTGQFQPGQQGLFSRLKDAFNGR
- a CDS encoding MFS transporter; translated protein: MSSRPRAAWPLVAVFTAGYLAAYLLPTVVGRLSAHLGLSPAQAGLVGSALLLSSASAGFTLAGRVERYGARTPARVGLVLAAVGYGCAALAGSVPLVVAGVVVGGFGSGTATAVAAAGIAAQRDPHRTSSLGLLTVSATAGALYLTIPHLGGGHRLPFASIALAALLVWPATARLGGATTAGESPSQTTGRLPHRRSGLVLAGGMLVWSMAQNALWGVSSRIGVVQAGLSEVTVGAVFAAALGAGLLGVMGAGMLGARLGRAVPIGLGTMVIAGSIVLSSSARDLASFATGEVLWNSFYPVVLSYLIGLAASLDVRGRWAVLAGSASSLGVACGPLLGSVLSEEAGYPVMGLILGAATLLVAAPVTAVALHVGGRPLVPGSVRRRGGAPAALLAATTGSLSGAVPKLGSPEQPVTELRVPALRRRRLVRSAIRTAGPDGGPGQSNAYASTSER
- the hrcA gene encoding heat-inducible transcriptional repressor HrcA → MLSERRLEVLRAIVQDYVGTEEPVGSKALTERHRLGVSPATVRNDMAVLEDEGFIAQPHTSAGRIPTDKGYRLFVDKLAGVKPLSSPERRAIQNFLDGAVDLDDVVGRTVRLLAQLTRQVAVVQYPSLTRSTVRHVELLSLAPARLMLVLITDTGRVEQRMIDCPAPFGEASLADLRARLNSRVVGRRFADVPRLVRELPESFDSEDRGTVSTVLSTLLETLVEETEERLMIGGTSNLTRFGHDFPVMIRPVLEALEEQVVLLKLLGEATDSGMTVRIGHENAHEGLNSTSVVAVGYGSGDEAVAKLGVVGPTRMDYPGTMGAVRAVARYVGQILAES
- a CDS encoding adenosine deaminase; translation: MHLPKAELHLHIEGTLEPELAFALAERNGVTLPYATADELRTAYRFEDLQSFLDLYYALMAVLRTEEDFAELADAYLARAAAQGVRHAEIFFDPQAHTARGVPIGTVIEGLGRALERSEETHGVSTQLIMCFLRDLSAASALGTLDAAKPYLHRISAIGLDSAEVGHPPAKFREVYEAAAALGLRKVAHAGEEGPPAYIREALDVLGVERIDHGLRCLEDPELVARLVADRVPLTLCPLSNVRLRTVDTLKDHPLPDMMAAGLLCTVNSDDPAYFGGYAGDNFDAVRDALALDREQLRTLARNSFEAAFLDHDEERRARYLSEVEAYAFD
- a CDS encoding 16S rRNA (uracil(1498)-N(3))-methyltransferase; amino-acid sequence: MTAPVFVVERMPTGPEFVLEGPEGRHAVSVKRLQPGEDVVLTDGLGHWAEGVVRAAEGKDRLTVTGLESIHEEPEPTPRITVVQALPKGDRGELAVETMTETGVDAIVPWQAARCITQWKGDRGAKSLAKWRSTAREAGKQSRRVRFPEVAEALTTKQVAALLADADFAGVLHEDRDHDSTPLATAELPAEGTIVLVVGPEGGVSPQELTAFAEAGARPYRLGRSVLRTSTAGTAATALLLGRTGRWG
- a CDS encoding histidine triad nucleotide-binding protein, which encodes MAGEPQTDCLFCKIVSGDIPATIVRESETTVAFRDINPQAPTHVLVIPKVHYPDAASLAAAEPQIAADVLREAGAVAADEKVDGSGYRIILNTGSGAGQTVFHAHAHVLGGRGLQWPPG
- a CDS encoding nitronate monooxygenase gives rise to the protein MSSELTDLCRYPIVQAPMAGGASGPQLAGAVAEAGGLGFLAAGYKTADGMYNEIKQLRRLTSRPFGVNLFMPQPALADPSAVDVYRQQLAGEAAWYETPLGDPDSSGDDGYEAKVAILLEDPVPVVSFAFGCPTRDTLDAFARAGTLTIVTVTSAEEAQAAQWAGADAVCVQGVEAGGHQSTHRDDPQADHTGTGLLSLVTQVRETVQIPLVAAGGLMRGAQIAAVLAAGADAAQFGTAFLICPESGAHLLHKQALTNPLFVRTELTRAFSGRPARGLVNRFIREHGPYAPAAYPQVHYVTSGLRQAAAKAGDAQGMALWAGQGHRMARELPAGELVELLAAELEAARSALSMRSPR